A portion of the Saimiri boliviensis isolate mSaiBol1 chromosome 1, mSaiBol1.pri, whole genome shotgun sequence genome contains these proteins:
- the LOC120360158 gene encoding granulysin-like — protein MATWPLLLLAAMLLGNPGLVVSRLSPEYYDLATAHLGDKEQSSPCLAQEGPQGDLFTKTQMLGFRCKTCLRMIQTLKDMVNEPTKEDISDAATRLCRKVKSQWRYFCLKIIGRYLPRLIQDIIGRKTAQEICVDIRMCKPSMGPL, from the exons ATGGCTACCTGGCCCCTCTTGCTCCTTGCTGCCATGCTCCTGGGCAACCCAG GTCTGGTCGTCTCTCGTCTGAGCCCTGAGTACTATGACCTGGCGACAGCCCACCTGGGTGACAAGGAGCAATCCtccccatgcctggcccaggaggGCCCCCAG GGTGATCTGTTCACCAAAACACAGATGCTGGGCTTCCGCTGCAAGACCTGTCTGAGGATGATCCAGACGCTGAAGGACATGGTGAATGAGCCCACCAAG GAAGACATTTCCGATGCTGCGACCCGGCTGTGCAGGAAGGTGAAGTCACAATGGCGTTACTTCTGCCTAAAGATCATAGGGAGGTACCTGCCTAGACTTATCCAGGACATCATAGGCAGAAAAACTGCCCAGGAGATCTGCGTGGACATCAGGATGTGCAAACCTTCTATGG GTCCTCTCTGA